The Vreelandella piezotolerans genomic interval GATTGAGGTGCTGAGCGGTGAATGAAATCCCGAATTTAACCGGCGTCAGCGCTAGCCCTTTTTTGATGACGGGGCTTGTCGCGTTGAAGTCACGTACCTGTTGGCGTCGCGACCAGTAATCGCTACTGGCTTCCAGCGTATCGACGAGCGTATGCAGCAGTTGCTTTTGATCCACCTGCTGACCGTAATGCGTTGTGTCTCGACCCTCGCGATAGAAATTGCGCTTACGAATGGTGAGCGGGTCTTCGCCGACGTGACGGGCAATGTCATCCATCGCCGCTTCAATGATCATCATGCCCTGTGGACCACCAAAGCCACGGAAGGCGGTATTGGACGCCGTGTGGGTTTTGGCACGGTGGCCGGTAACGCGGGCATCACCCAGTGAGTAAGCGTTGTCCGCGTGGAACATGGCACGATCCACGATAGCGTCCGAGAGGTCAGGTGAGTAGCCGCAGTCGCCGATGACGGTGATATCGCCACCTTGAATCACGCCGCGAGCGTCGATCGCCAATCGGTATCGATTATGAAAAGGATGGCGCTTGCCCGTGATTCGCATATCGACACTTCGTGGTAGACGCAGCCGCGTAGCTCTGCCCGTACGGCGCGCAATGATCGCAGCGATGCATGCCCAGGGCGATGCTTGCGTCTCTTTGCCCCCAAACCCGCCGCCCATGCGGCGTACCTCCACCGTCACTGCATGGAAAGGGATACCTAGCACCTCGGCAACCAGCTTTTGCGTTTCGCTGGGGTGCTGGTTCGAGGTATGCACCATGACGCCTTCGTCCTCGGTGGGGATCACCACACAGGCCTGGCCCTCGAGATAAAAGTGCTCCTGTCCTCCGATGAACAGGTCGCCGTCGACCACCTGCTCGGCACCTTCTAGTGTTGCTTCCCAGTCCCCACATTCTTGTACGTGGGTAGGGCGAACGACCTCTTGCCGTTCGGAGGAGGCGACTGGATCGAGACTGGCTGGCTGCTCATCGAACTGCATCGAGGCCAATGTGACTGCTTGACGAGCGGCCTGATGAGACGTCGCCGCTACGGCAAAAAGACACTGTCCGGCATAGCTGATGTCGTGATCAACGAAAATCGGGTCGCCGGGAAACACGGGGCCAATGTCGGTATGGCCAGGAACATCGTGAAAGGTAATCACATCGACCACGCCAGGCGCCTGACGTACAGCGTCCAGCTCCAACGATACGAGCTTGCCGTGAGCGATGGGCGATAGTCCCAGCGCTATATGGAGCGCATCCTGGGGCGTCTTGAGATCGTCAATGTAGGTCGCTTTGCCGGTCACATGTTTTTCGGCACTCTCGTGAAAGCTGGAGGCACCGGCTTGCCGCTGCCCGTGACTGTCGACCGTATGGCGGGCCAGTGGACCAGAGCCCTGGATGTGATCGCGTAATTCGCGACGAGCACGGCGACTATCGCCATCGAGCTTAGTGAGCGTACGCATCGAGCATCACCTCCTGTGTCGGTGCCGAGAGCGAGAGATAAAGCCGCTCCATGAGGTTAGCAGCGGCTTGCTGTCGATAGTGTCGACCGCCGCGTACGTCGCTCATCGGCTGAAAGTCATCGGCGAGTGCTTGCTGAGCAGCTTGGAAGGACTCTTGCGATACGGGGGTGTTCGTCAAAGCGGCTTCTGCTTGCAAGGCGCGCTTGGGTACGGCAGCCATGCCGCCAAAGGCGACGCGCACATCGCTCAAAACACCGTCACTCAGGCGATAGTGAAAGGCGCCTAACACGGCCGAAATATCGTCCTCACGGCGTTTAGAGAGTTTCCACACTTTCAGGTCGCAACCTTCGGCCAAGCGAGGGAGGAATATTCGGCTAATGATTTCATCGTCAGCGAGCGCCGTTTTTTTATAGTCCAAGAAGAAATCGCTCAGAGGGAGTAGGCGGCGACCGCCCTGATGGACAAGCTCTATCGAGGCGTTCAGCGCTAACAGCACCGGTGGTGTATCGCCAATGGGCGAGGCATTGGCGATATTGCCGCCTAGCGTGCCTCGATTGCGCACCTGTTGAGAACCAAGTCGCTGTAGCAGATGAGCAAACGCCGGGAAGTGCGCTTCGAATAGCGGCTCTAACTGGGAATAGGTAACGCCTGCGCCTATCCACCAACCGGGCTGCTCTGCCAGTGTGGCTTCCTCGATGTGGTGAAGCGATTCGACGCGTGTGACATCGATTAATTGATTCAGCGTAGCAAGTCGCTGAGTGTTTTCGAGCCATAGATCGGTAGCGCCTGCGACCAAGCGCGCCGAGGGATAACGGCGGCGAAGAGCGGTCAGCTCTTTAAGCGTGGTGGGCTGCGCAAAGAAGCGGGAGACGGTCTCTTCCAGGCAGGTGGGCGTCAGTGCTGACGGACATGGCTGAGTGGCGTCGAACCACTGCGGCGTCTGCCACTCGTAGGACGACATGCTGAGGGCAGCATCCCGAATAGGGCGATAACCGGTGCAGCGACATAGGTTGCCCCCCAACGAGGCTTCCAGTCGCTCCGGACTTAAAGGCGCCGGTCGCTGGTGTTGTTGGGCGTGAAGTGTGAAGAGTGACATGACAATACCAGGCGTACAGAAGCCACATTGACTTCCATGGCACTCGACCATCGCGCGTTGCGCCGGGTGAAGCTGTCCATTGACCGATAAGCCTTCTACCGTCACTAGGTGCTGACCCTGTAATTGATGGGCAGGTGTAATACAGGAATTGAGACTGGCAAACTCAGAGGCTGTAGGGCCTTTCATCGCCACGGTGCAGGCGCCGCAGTCTCCCGAAGCGCAACCCTCTTTCGTACCCGTCATGCCCAAATGATCGCGCAACAACGTTAGAATGCTGGTGTCAGGGGGCACCTGACACTGGGTCGGGGTGCCATTGAGCAAAAACTCAATTGTCGCCATGCCAAACTCCGTTATGATTGTTCTGACCGATTGGTCAATATCGTTGAGCTTGGGACAAAACGGCGCACCTTGCAAGACTTTGTTAAACACGATGTGTCACGCACTTTTAAAGTGCATTTTACTGAAAGTGCACGGTAATGTGGCGTGCTGCCCAGTACCGCTGACCCGTTCGCTAGCGAGCGATCATAAGGAGCCTACTGAATGTCGGTCGATACCGCGAATCCAGAAAACGCCAGCAGAGAACGTATCGAACAGACCATCTTGAGCGCGGCTGAACAGGTGTTTTCGCAGCATGGTTATCGGGGGGCGAGTCTTCAAGCGATTGCCGATCTTGCCGGGCTGCCCAAAGCTAACGTTCTCTATTACATGGGGAGCAAGCAAGCACTCTATGTACGTCTATTGAACCGAATGATGACGCGATGGAACGCGGTGCTAGAAGATATCCATGAAGACAGCGATCCTGCCCAAGTACTCCGCGACTTCATACGCACCAAAATGGCGCTGGGGCAGCGCTATCCAGAGGGGTCAAAACTGTTCGCAGCGGAAATTCTGGCGGGGGCACCGTTTTTGAAGGAGTACCTCTCCGGTGAGCTCAAAGCGTGGGTCGCTTCCCGTGCCGCCATCATGCGCGCGTGGTCGCGGCAGGGCAAGATGGATGATGTGGACCCACGCTGGCTGATTTTTTTGATTTGGTCAGCCACCCAGCACTACACGGAATACAGTGCTCAGGTATCCGGTATTCTTGGCGAGGAATCCCTTGGCGAGGCGGATCTGTTGTCCATTTGCCAATTCTTGGAGCACGTCATTCTCAAGGGGTGCGGTATTGCACCCTCTGACGCGCTGACCCAATGACCCATGAGTACATCGCTTCCTATTGAGCAGCATCTGAATCAAATTCGTTCCGTGCTGGCGAGCCAAAACCGTCTGATACTCGTAGCGCAGCCAGGAGCCGGTAAAACCACGCGCGTACCGCTAACGCTGCTGTCGTGTGCGTGGGCGCAGGGGCAGAAACTGCTACTGCTGGAGCCGCGTCGGGTTGCCGCCAAACTCGCCGCCACCTTCATGGCGGCCCAGCTCAATGAGCAAGTGGGTGAGACCGTTGGGTATCGGATGCGGGGCGACAGCCAAACTGGCCGTAAAACCCGGCTGGAGGTGGTCACGCAGGGCGTGCTTATTCGTATGCTGCAGGATGACCCGTTATTAGAGGGCGTAGCGGGAATCATTTTTGACGAGTTTCACGAGCGAAGCCTTGAGGCAGATTTAGGCCTCGCTCTGGCGCTCGATGTGCAAGAGAGCGTGCGTGACGACCTGCGTCTATTGGTAATGTCGGCCACCTTGGATGTGACAGCGCTCAAGCGAGTGTTAGGGAGTGATATAGCGGTCATCGAAAGCGAGGGGCGAGCCTTCCCCGTCGAGACCCACTATCGACCGCCGTTGGGGGAAGCTTCGCTGAGCGACACCGCGCTGCGAGTGCTTCATGAGGCCCTGATACGTCCAGAGAGCCAAGACGTTCTGATAATCTTACCCGGCGTAGCCGACATCGCTCAACTCGTTGACGCCGTGGAAGAGAGCCCTCTGGATGTCGAGGTGCACCCGCTGCATGGAAGGTTGCCTTTGGAGTTACAGCAGGCGGCCATGCGGCCACGTGCAGAGCGTCGGCGGGTGATCGTCTCGACCGCGATTGCCGAGTCCAGTGTGACGATCGACGGTGTCAACGTCGTGATCGATGCAGGATTCGAGCGGGTGCCTCTGTTCAATCCTAGTACGGGGCTGACCAAACTAACCACCCGTCGTGTCAACAAGGCGAGTGCCGATCAGCGTCGTGGGCGTGCCGGTCGCCAGCAGCCGGGCGTCTGCTATCGGCTTTGGGCTGCGGAACAGCCCCTGGTGGGCTATGCGGAACCGGAGATACTTCAGGCCGATTTATCCAACCTCGTGCTAGAAACCGCCCTATGGGGTGTCCATGAACCCAGAGCTTTGTCGTGGGTCACATCGCCTCCTGAGGGGGCGCTGAGATCGGCTCAGGCGCTTCTGGATCAGCTTCGCTTACGAGCGCCAGGCGGGGGATTGACGCAGCTCGGTCGGCAGAGTGCGGCGCTAGCCTTGGAGCCGCGTTTAGCCGCCATGCTAGTGGGGGCGAAAGCTTTGCAGGCGATACCTCTGGCCTGTGCACTGGCAGCATTGATGGAGGGTCGAGAGCGGGTGCAAGGATCGCTGCGTGATGCGCTGACCCAGCGATTGCAAAAGCCTTCTGCTTTTTCGCAATGGCATCAGCAGACCCAGCGCCTAGCGAGGTCGATGGACGTCTCCATGCCTCGTGTCGTTGATCTAGGGGCGCTCAGCGCTCTGCTGTGTTTGGCATACCCAGACCGTGTCGCCCAGCGCATCGGCATTGGGCGCTTCAAACTGGCGAATGGCAAAACGGCAACGCTGCCTGAGCGTCATCCATTTGCCCAACACGACTGGCTAGTGGCGGTAGCGATCGAGAGTGCAACCAGTGAAGCCCGCATTTACGTCGCAGAACCCATCACGATAACCACTTTGGTCCAGCTCTATCCTGATACCGGACGTTGGGAAGAATGCGTGGGCTGGTCGGAGGAGCAGGGTAAGCTGGTCGGCGAGGCCGTACAGCGGCACGGCGAGCTGGTGTTAGCCGTTCGTCCGTTGCCCCAGCTGTCGGCAGAGGCGATGGAAAAAGCGCTCCTAGAGGCGCTCAAGCAACGCCCGCAGCTAGTGATAACGGAGGACGTTCGCCAATTGCAGGGGCGAATGGCGTTGCTCTCACGACTATGGCCGGAGCAGTGGCCCGATTGGTCGGAGGCGGTGCTAATGGGGACGTTGGAGACGTGGCTGGCGCCCTATGTCGCGGGGTTGACGCGCATGGCGCAGGTCGAAAGGTTGCCATTTCATAGCTGCCTCATGAATACACTGGCGTGGGAGCAACAGCAGCAATTGGAGCGCTTGGTGCCAAGCGTGATCACGGCGCCGAGCGGTCGCGCCATCAACGTGGATTACGCGCCGTGCCAAGTGGAGCAGGCGCCAGTATTGGCATTGAAGCTACAAGAGGCTTTTGGTTGGCAATCAACGCCTACCGTCGTCGATGGGCGTGTATCGATAATACTTCATTTGCTGTCGCCTGCGCGGCGCCCGCTTCAAGTGACTCAAGATTTAAAGAGCTTTTGGATCAATGGTTACCCTGAGGTACGCAAAGAGATGCGGGGTCGCTATCCCAAACACCCGTGGCCAGAAGATCCGCTAACGGCTCAAGCCACGGCGTCTACCAAACGACGGCACGAATGAGGGGCTAGGCAGATTCAGTCGTTATCGTCACTGTCTGCGTTAGGGAGTTCTCCCGGTTTACGATAGCGAACGCCGTCAGCACGAGGCTCTTCGTACCGGCGATTCTCATCTTCAGCGACGACGCCCAATACGGTTTCCTGAGAGCCGTCTGGCCATGTGTAAGTCGTGCATCCAGTGAGCAAGAGAGAGGAAAGCATGACGATGCAGACGCGCTGTGCGACGCCACGATGCTTGGGCATAGAAGACTCCATTGACAGTCCATTGCGGTAGCGACAAATGTTCGACAAGTGTGAATGGACCCAGGTTTTGCCGCAAGCTTATTCATAGCAAAGTGCTGCTGTTATGACTGATCATGCGTGGCTGCTTGAATTTCGAGCCGCAGCAAGATGCTCAAAATTGCCTATCATCAACGGTAGGCGGGTGCTCTAACACAGCGGCCGAACGCAATGTGACATGCCTGAGCAATGAGGGAGTAGCTATGTGGTCAGTCATCAAGTCGGTGCTGGCAGCGCTGATCGGCGTTCAGAATGACCGTCAACGGCAGCACGATTTTTCGAATGGCAAGCCTGCTGCGTTCATTTTCACGGCGATCGTCGTCACGTTGTTGTTCGTTCTGGTGCTAGCGAGCATAGCAATGTTTGCCGCGGGGTGAATCGTTGAGAAACATCACGCTTGCAGTGCGTGACGAATGCCATTTGTTTTCTATACTCACAAGACATCACTTCATCCTGACCTAATAAACGGGATGGCGAGAACAACAATAAAAAGGAGGCTGCTATGCACCTACCGTGGCGATGGCTTCTCACCATGACCAGTGTCGCAAGTATCTCCCAGGCCCAGGCCAGCAGCTGGAACATGCCGGTCGGTGTCACCGATATTAGCCGCGATATTTTTGGCCTTCACATGACCATTTTTTGGGTGTGTGTGGTGATTGGCGTGATCGTTTTCGGTGTGATGTTTTACTCCTTGTTTCGCTATCGCCATGCCAAGGGCGCCAAAGCGGCAAGTTTTCATGAACATACCTCCGTAGAAGTGCTATGGACGGCCATCCCGATTTTGATATTGGTGGGTATGGCAGTGCCAGCAACGGCGACACTGAAGAACATGTATGATGCTTCCGAAGCCGACCTGGATATCATGATTACGGGGCAGCAGTGGCGCTGGCGCTACGAATATTTAGGTGAAGATATTGCATTCACCTCCAACCTTAGTACCAGTCGCGAGCAAATCCGTGGAGAGGCCGAGCGAGACGAGCATTACCTGCTTGATGTAGACGAGCCTCTCGTGCTTCCTATCAATCGTAAAGTCCGCTTTTTGATGACATCCGATGATGTCATCCACTCCTGGTGGGTGCCGGCGCTGGCCGTCAAACAGGATACGATCCCAGGCTTTATCAACGAAAACTGGGTGCAGATCAACGAGCCTGGCATATACCGCGGCCAGTGTGCCGAGCTATGTGGGGTGAATCATGGCTTCATGCCCATCGTGGTTCATGCCATGGAGGAAGCGGAGTACGAGACGTGGCTCGAAGAGCGTAAAGCGGCAGCCGAGCAGGAAGCCATGGGTATCGATCGTGAATGGGCACTCGATGAGTTGATGGTACGTGGCGAAACCGTTTATCAATCGATATGTTCCTCTTGCCATCAAAGTGAAGGTCAAGGGGCGCCTCCTGCCTTCCCGGCGCTGGCGGGCAACGATCAGCTGATCGACGACCAGGACTGGCATTTAGACCGAGTCATTAACGGTGTGTCGGGGGCGGCCATGCCCGCTTTTCGAAGTACGCTCAATCCAGTAGAGATAGCCGCTGTAGTCACGTTCACGCGGAATGCTTGGGGAAATGATACGGGGGATGCTGTTCAGCCTGCGACAGTGGCCGAACGTATTGCGCAATAAGTGAAGCGTTAAACACCATCTTCCAATACAACGATAAAGTACGCGGAGAGACTCATGGCGCCGAAACTTCCTCCACACAACCCCCTGCAACACAGTTCAACGGCCGTCGCGGGTGGTCAGTCGCATGAAGGCCATGCGCATCATACTCCGCCGAAAGGCCTATTAAGGTGGTTGCTGACTACCAATCATAAAGAGATTGGGTCGCTTTATCTGATTTTCTCGCTGACGATGTTTTTCGTGGGTGGCATTTTTGCGCTGGTGGTGAGAGCCGAGCTGTTTCAACCGGGATTGCAGCTGGTCGAGCCTGAGTTTTTCAATCAAATGACCACCATGCACGGTTTGATCATGGTGTTTGCAGCCGTGATGCCCGCTTTTACCGGATTGGCCAACTGGATGATACCGCTACAAATTGGCGCGCCCGACATGGCGCTTCCACGGCTCAATAACTTCAGCTTTTGGCTCTTGCCCGTTGCCTTTGCGCTGCTGCTTTCCACGTTATTGATGCCAGGCGGTGGCCCTAATTTCGGTTGGACGTTTTATGCTCCCTTATCGACGACTTATGCGCCTGCGTCCACGACGTTTTTTATTCTAGCGCTGCATATCGCGGGGATTAGTTCGATTTTAGGTGCGATCAACATCATCGCGACGATTCTCAATATGCGAGCCCCTGGCATGCGCATGATGGACATGCCGCTGTTCGTTTGGACATGGCTGATAACCGCTTTTCTGCTAATTGCGGTGATGCCGGTGTTGGCAGGGGTCATTACCATGATGTTGATGGACATCAATTTCGGTACCAGTTTCTTCGATGCCGCGGGCGGAGGAGACCCCGTACTATTTCAACATTTGTTCTGGTTCTTCGGACACCCCGAAGTCTACATCATGATATTACCAGCGTTTGGTATCGTGTCGGCCATCATTCCAACGTTTGCGCGTAAACCACTGTTTGGGTATGCCTCGATGGTGTACGCCACCGCAGCCATCGCCCTGCTATCTTTTTTAGTATGGGCGCATCATATGTTCATCGTAGGTCTACCGCTGACCGCTGAGCTGTTTTTCATGTACTCCACGATGCTCATTGCCGTGCCTACTGGGGTCAAGGTGTTTA includes:
- the xdhB gene encoding xanthine dehydrogenase molybdopterin binding subunit — translated: MRTLTKLDGDSRRARRELRDHIQGSGPLARHTVDSHGQRQAGASSFHESAEKHVTGKATYIDDLKTPQDALHIALGLSPIAHGKLVSLELDAVRQAPGVVDVITFHDVPGHTDIGPVFPGDPIFVDHDISYAGQCLFAVAATSHQAARQAVTLASMQFDEQPASLDPVASSERQEVVRPTHVQECGDWEATLEGAEQVVDGDLFIGGQEHFYLEGQACVVIPTEDEGVMVHTSNQHPSETQKLVAEVLGIPFHAVTVEVRRMGGGFGGKETQASPWACIAAIIARRTGRATRLRLPRSVDMRITGKRHPFHNRYRLAIDARGVIQGGDITVIGDCGYSPDLSDAIVDRAMFHADNAYSLGDARVTGHRAKTHTASNTAFRGFGGPQGMMIIEAAMDDIARHVGEDPLTIRKRNFYREGRDTTHYGQQVDQKQLLHTLVDTLEASSDYWSRRQQVRDFNATSPVIKKGLALTPVKFGISFTAQHLNQAGALLHVYTDGSIMINHGGTEMGQGLHTKICQVVARELGLDLDSVRISATRTDKVPNTSPTAASSGADLNGMAARDAAGKLRERLFDFAAGHFEEGLDREGMRLENGMLVAGSGESERRIPWGELIQTAYLNRVSLSEKGFYATPLIHYNRATGQGRPFYYYAFGAAVAEVSVDTLSGEYLVDRVDILHDVGNSLNPAIDIGQIEGGFIQGMGWLTSEELKWSDKGVLMSDGPATYKIPTYGDLPRVFNVELMEGHPNSMASLYRSKAVGEPPFMLGICVWSALRDALSSLTDYRTSPHLDTPATPERVMLAAHAIRKKAL
- the xdhA gene encoding xanthine dehydrogenase small subunit — its product is MATIEFLLNGTPTQCQVPPDTSILTLLRDHLGMTGTKEGCASGDCGACTVAMKGPTASEFASLNSCITPAHQLQGQHLVTVEGLSVNGQLHPAQRAMVECHGSQCGFCTPGIVMSLFTLHAQQHQRPAPLSPERLEASLGGNLCRCTGYRPIRDAALSMSSYEWQTPQWFDATQPCPSALTPTCLEETVSRFFAQPTTLKELTALRRRYPSARLVAGATDLWLENTQRLATLNQLIDVTRVESLHHIEEATLAEQPGWWIGAGVTYSQLEPLFEAHFPAFAHLLQRLGSQQVRNRGTLGGNIANASPIGDTPPVLLALNASIELVHQGGRRLLPLSDFFLDYKKTALADDEIISRIFLPRLAEGCDLKVWKLSKRREDDISAVLGAFHYRLSDGVLSDVRVAFGGMAAVPKRALQAEAALTNTPVSQESFQAAQQALADDFQPMSDVRGGRHYRQQAAANLMERLYLSLSAPTQEVMLDAYAH
- a CDS encoding TetR family transcriptional regulator C-terminal domain-containing protein — its product is MSVDTANPENASRERIEQTILSAAEQVFSQHGYRGASLQAIADLAGLPKANVLYYMGSKQALYVRLLNRMMTRWNAVLEDIHEDSDPAQVLRDFIRTKMALGQRYPEGSKLFAAEILAGAPFLKEYLSGELKAWVASRAAIMRAWSRQGKMDDVDPRWLIFLIWSATQHYTEYSAQVSGILGEESLGEADLLSICQFLEHVILKGCGIAPSDALTQ
- the hrpB gene encoding ATP-dependent helicase HrpB yields the protein MSTSLPIEQHLNQIRSVLASQNRLILVAQPGAGKTTRVPLTLLSCAWAQGQKLLLLEPRRVAAKLAATFMAAQLNEQVGETVGYRMRGDSQTGRKTRLEVVTQGVLIRMLQDDPLLEGVAGIIFDEFHERSLEADLGLALALDVQESVRDDLRLLVMSATLDVTALKRVLGSDIAVIESEGRAFPVETHYRPPLGEASLSDTALRVLHEALIRPESQDVLIILPGVADIAQLVDAVEESPLDVEVHPLHGRLPLELQQAAMRPRAERRRVIVSTAIAESSVTIDGVNVVIDAGFERVPLFNPSTGLTKLTTRRVNKASADQRRGRAGRQQPGVCYRLWAAEQPLVGYAEPEILQADLSNLVLETALWGVHEPRALSWVTSPPEGALRSAQALLDQLRLRAPGGGLTQLGRQSAALALEPRLAAMLVGAKALQAIPLACALAALMEGRERVQGSLRDALTQRLQKPSAFSQWHQQTQRLARSMDVSMPRVVDLGALSALLCLAYPDRVAQRIGIGRFKLANGKTATLPERHPFAQHDWLVAVAIESATSEARIYVAEPITITTLVQLYPDTGRWEECVGWSEEQGKLVGEAVQRHGELVLAVRPLPQLSAEAMEKALLEALKQRPQLVITEDVRQLQGRMALLSRLWPEQWPDWSEAVLMGTLETWLAPYVAGLTRMAQVERLPFHSCLMNTLAWEQQQQLERLVPSVITAPSGRAINVDYAPCQVEQAPVLALKLQEAFGWQSTPTVVDGRVSIILHLLSPARRPLQVTQDLKSFWINGYPEVRKEMRGRYPKHPWPEDPLTAQATASTKRRHE
- a CDS encoding DUF2970 domain-containing protein, which translates into the protein MWSVIKSVLAALIGVQNDRQRQHDFSNGKPAAFIFTAIVVTLLFVLVLASIAMFAAG
- the coxB gene encoding cytochrome c oxidase subunit II; its protein translation is MHLPWRWLLTMTSVASISQAQASSWNMPVGVTDISRDIFGLHMTIFWVCVVIGVIVFGVMFYSLFRYRHAKGAKAASFHEHTSVEVLWTAIPILILVGMAVPATATLKNMYDASEADLDIMITGQQWRWRYEYLGEDIAFTSNLSTSREQIRGEAERDEHYLLDVDEPLVLPINRKVRFLMTSDDVIHSWWVPALAVKQDTIPGFINENWVQINEPGIYRGQCAELCGVNHGFMPIVVHAMEEAEYETWLEERKAAAEQEAMGIDREWALDELMVRGETVYQSICSSCHQSEGQGAPPAFPALAGNDQLIDDQDWHLDRVINGVSGAAMPAFRSTLNPVEIAAVVTFTRNAWGNDTGDAVQPATVAERIAQ
- the ctaD gene encoding cytochrome c oxidase subunit I; amino-acid sequence: MAPKLPPHNPLQHSSTAVAGGQSHEGHAHHTPPKGLLRWLLTTNHKEIGSLYLIFSLTMFFVGGIFALVVRAELFQPGLQLVEPEFFNQMTTMHGLIMVFAAVMPAFTGLANWMIPLQIGAPDMALPRLNNFSFWLLPVAFALLLSTLLMPGGGPNFGWTFYAPLSTTYAPASTTFFILALHIAGISSILGAINIIATILNMRAPGMRMMDMPLFVWTWLITAFLLIAVMPVLAGVITMMLMDINFGTSFFDAAGGGDPVLFQHLFWFFGHPEVYIMILPAFGIVSAIIPTFARKPLFGYASMVYATAAIALLSFLVWAHHMFIVGLPLTAELFFMYSTMLIAVPTGVKVFNWVTTLFRGSISFEPPMLFALAFVVLFTIGGFSGLMLAIAPADFQYHDTYFVVAHFHYVLVPGAIFAIMAGVYYWLPKWTGHYPNERLAQCHFWCSIIGVNLTFFPMHFAGLAGMPRRIPDYALQFADFNLLSSIGAFFFGASQLLFVLVIVLCVRGGQKAPAKAWEGAVDLEWSVPSPAPLHTFETPPVFHRAQTHE